DNA from Chelonia mydas isolate rCheMyd1 chromosome 3, rCheMyd1.pri.v2, whole genome shotgun sequence:
CAAGATCcagtttttgcttttgtttttatttaatacagaAGAGGCTATacacattttactttaaaaaaaaagacaagcttttaatGCAGCAGCAAAGTAATATACGGTACgactatacacatttatttaatgcATAAGGAAAGTAATATAGAAAATGGttatacaaacttttttttaattttacaatacATCTtaatcactatttttttttaacctttagggTGAGGAGCTGGCATGTAAAAAGTTTTACAATCCATTTTACGAATCCTGCTACACACTGATCGGCCAATTTTGGCTGCCACCTCGTTTGACAGGTCTACCAGCAAGACCACCGGGTCAGATGTCTCTGcaacctccctgatcattttaaCAACTTCAGTTACAGTTTCAGTGGTCATGTTAAGCTTTTTCAGTTCGTAGCCTTCAGCTATAATTACATTTAGAAGCTGGGTCACATTCAGTTTGGAAGAAATATGTCTAATCTGGTGAAATACTTCTGAGCGACCCCAAAAGATACAAGGGTGACTAAATGAGTTGGGCTCGCCTACCACGCAGGCTGCACAGTTTTCCAGAAGTTGTTTTTGCAAGCAGTGGTAAATGGTTTTTACTACAACGGCCCTAATAATATCGGCCATAACATCATCTTCGCAGCTCTGCTGGTCACCCTCCTTACTttttacagacttttttttacaATCTTGCTTCATGCAAAAACAACAGGTGCATATCATGGTTATTCTTCTCAAGGGCCACCTCTCTTTATCCTCTTCATCCTCTGAAGATGTCTGTCAAAAACAGAGAAAAACGTGTATTAAATTCTTTGttgcaatcttttaaaaataaaaaaagacctaCAGTTTATTGTGCTACCTCAATCTACCCTCGTCTGATTCTGAATCATCATCCCCGGCAGACGCATCGTCGGACCCATGGCACCTTCCTGTTATTAAACACAAACATATAGCTGTGTTTAACGCCCCCTTACATATATgcttatatttatatttctttcaaGATTCTCTAAGTAGCTTTTACCTCATCATGTTCTTTTGGGTCTACATTTGACAACCACTCGCTGCACCCCCAGGCTGTGTCGTTTGTTTCTGAATCACCACAGGCGGGGGCTCCGTCGGTCATCGTTTCAGCAATCTATTATTAAGCACAACCATATAGTGGCGCTTAACTGGTGGCTTACatagatatattttattttctttcaaataatTTAAGCTGTTTTTACCTCATCATGCACTTCTGTTGCTTTGCCAGTAACAACGTCGCCGTCTTTCCATGATTTGGGGTTTATCGGTTGGTTTTCGACATCACTATCCTCCAACGGTCCCTCAGTTGCCATGTCCTCGTATACAGGTTCTTCTTCCATTCCTacctataaaaaataaaaatatttaaccatcaatatttataaaatatttgtaatttttcattaatttGTTATAAAAAAGGTCTTACCTCTGCCTTCGAGTCGGCTTCCTCCAAAGCCGACAACAAATTTTTTCGCACtttatcctttttttcttttacaaatggTTGTGGCTCCATAAAGTCTTCCTGTTTCTTAGGTTCAATTTCAGGATGAAATACGGGGTTCAGTAATGGTCCCGCCTCATTAGCAAAATAAGCGTAAAAGGGTCTTCTCTTCTGAACACGAACTGGTGCACCCAGGGGCAATTCTGGCTTCTTGGCTTCTGTAGGTGTCTTGTACATGGACATGTCTTTGTGTCTAGGCTCCCAGTTTTAAAGCCCTGCTCCCAAAATATGTGGCTTTATACACATGGCCAAATGCTCATTGGTTAGAGTTTTTCAAATAACCCGCCCCGCACTAGTCCATTTCTAAAAGGCTCTGGTTTAAAATTTTGGGACTACAGAATAGGTTCAACAAGTGCATTCTGTGACCTAGCTGTAAAATAGCTACAGATTGATCCACTGAAAGGAGGGACTAGCTCCCCAGGAGCACCACCCAGAACAGCTATCATTTCACTACCACCAGTCGCTGGGGTAGGATGTTTCACTCTGCATGTGTTCAGTAACACAGACTCTCttactgctttatttttttctctctttacaatcctctctcctttctctACCTCCCCAAataacctttctttcctttttttcctctaaacCTTACCCAGACTTTCTTTTATCATCTTAAACTCTCTCACTCTAGTCTTTCGACCTTTTTCTCTAAATGTATCcaagcacaaacacacacaatactcCCCCATTCAAatacaagaacatttttttttcaaaatggccaatGGCGCCAAACTTCGGCACCAACGGAAACAGGGTTGGAGGGCGGAAAATAAGTCCCAAAGGGGGcgtggaaacctgtcaaaaatgcatGGTGATGAATGCTATCGAGCCATATACTactcctgtgtgtgtgctagagaaggCTTGAGGACCTGGCACAGCAAGGAGAGAGTGAGAAAGCCCAGGCTGATGGAATGGGTGGGCTCAATGGGACCCCAGTATAACAGTAGCATCCTGGATGGGGGGGGTCCAACATCACAGTGGCGGAGCAAGCAGGGTAATGTGCACAGCTTGATGCTCTGAGACCCTGGTGGtgattttaagtgaattttaaGAGTGTTGGCTAGAGAAAAAAGTGGTTActggtttattttctgtttgcttatttcgggcAAGGGAAGTAGGGACAAAAAAAGTAAGACAATAAGTGAAGCTACCAAAAAGTTGGAGCTCCACAGGTtgcaagaagaagaaaacaaaaagatgcaTAAGAGACAGATGGAATTAAAACAGATGGAAATTGATAAGAAAAAAGCAACCCCCCAGAGAGCCATGGAACTGGGACAGCTAGAGGctgacaaagaaatggaggcagaacAGGCCAGGCATAGAGCTGCTCTGGAACTGACGGATAGGttgaggaagcccaggctggtggaacgggcaggctcagtgggactccagtatatcaggtggcaccccagatgGAGGGGTGCAAACTGTCACAgcaaggaaaagagaagaaacaaaagtTAAAGAATTAATTAGTCTAAGAAATCTTAAGAGCAACTATGTTGACACAAACTGTCCAGATCATTAGTTTccaaaacaaattaaacaaaggaaagaaggaaCAGGAAAAAATTATTCAAGAAATGAGGGAATGGAAACAAAAGGCAACAAATAGGCAGGTCACAGTGAGAGCTGTTCTCTTAGATGCAGGAGAAAAAGGGGAAGAGACTCATGAGGCAcgtaaaaaacaaacattaaaagagGAATTAAGAGTGAATAGAGGGGTAAAAGCAGCAATAAAGTCTGGTAGTAACCAGTGGATCAGCGACGAAACAGAATCAGATGAAGAGGGTTTTGATTCTCCCTCTTACAACAATTCAGAAGAGTTTCCCTCAGGACCTTATGGTCCACTAAGCAAAGAACTGAAAGAATTACAAAAGCCGCCTTCTATGGCCCCAATAGTTACAACTATTGTTACTAAAACTACTGCACATGGCAATGAGGCAGGATGAGAAGAGCAAACAGAGGAAAGATCCTATACCCCAGAACAAAGTAAGGCCTTACGGAAATCCATGGGTTTTCTAAATAAGAATACCATAGTCAGGTACTTAGCCAAAGCATTAGGGATGCATGGGTTAACAGGAAGAAACTTCTGAGCTTCGATAAAAGAATGTATTAGCTCAGAAGACTTTGCTGAACTTCCTTGCAAAATCCAGGGTAGAGAACAAAGAGATAGAAATGTAATAGAGGAAGAAATACTGAAATTCTTCTCCCTAATGAAGACCCAGTTGTGTGGTTCCATAAGGAAAGACAACAACCAGGGGAAAGGCCAGAACAAACATTCTGGGCTAACCCCATTATGATGCCATACAATTCAAAAGAGCCTTGTTGCTCGGACTCAATCAGATTTTGAGACTGGTTATGGTCTCTGACCACCCTGAACTTACCTCATTACATGAAATTGAAAAGGCAAAAAGgttatataaaatacaaagtgAAACTTTCCCATCCCCAAAGAAAAACACAGAGTATCTGTAGTAACATTATCCAATAATGGCCTACAGGGAAAAGGAGATAAAAGAATGGGACAGCATAACTTAAGCAGAGGAGAACAAAGAATAGagtaaaagaaaagtaaaaagctTGTTGCTcatgagaaaaagaaaacttttgatTTAGGTAGAAATTGGCTTTGGAAAAAAGTGTCACAATATGAGCCTAGGGATCAGATTAATGGGTTGCCCACTGAAGAACTTTTATGAAGACTGGCAAGTCATGAAGTCAAAAAATCACATCTACGGCTCCCCAACACTCCAaagatcatggaatcatagaactggaaggtcatctagtccagtcccctgcactcaaagcaggactaagtattatctaaaccatccctgacaagtgtttgtctaacctgctcttaaatatctccaatgatggagactccacaacctccctagcaatttattccagcgctcatcctttgtaatttgacctagtttctactttttgtaggactcttttttgatttttagatcattgaagatctcctggttaagctagGGTGATcttttgccatacttcctatcttacCTAcatagtgggatagtttgctcttatgcccttaataatgtctctttgaaaaactgccactgtcatcaactgtttttctccagacttgcttcccatgggatcttacccaCCAATTCCCTGTGTTTGCTAAAGTCTCtgttcttgaaatccattgtctttattttgctgttctccctcctaccatttcttAGAATCATTAACTCttccatttcatgatcactttcacccaagctgccttccactttcaaattctcaaccagttcctccctatttgtcaaaatcaaatctagaacagccttttcccctagtagctttctccatcttctgaaataaaaattgtctccaatacatcccaagaacttgttggataatctgtgcctggCTGTGCtctgtctgagtagttgaagtccccctcACCACCAAGTCTTGTGATTTGGATGATCgtgttaattgttttaaaaaagcctcatccacctcttcttcctgatcAGGTGGTCTGTATtagacccctaccatgatatCACCCTGGGTTTTTACCCCTTTCagccttacccagagactttcatctagtctgtctcctatttccatctcacctcagtccaagtgtatacatttttaatatatagggcaacacctcctcccttttttccctgcctgtccttcctgagcaagctgtacctttctataccaatattccagtcatgcgtatgaACCCACCAAGTAACCTAACAGCCAGGCATTCActtccaggatgcatctgtctctgcctgggtcCCCACCCTTGACCAGAACTATAGAAGAGAACACCATCTATGCTGAGAGAATGGCTGAGAGAATGTCACCCCATTGAaagagcaaccaatcagaggcTGAGAAAACTTTATATCACTCAGAGATGACCAATCAGAGACAAGCTGGGTAGGCTGAAATTGTACATAAGGTGACAGGCAAGTAGGCTGAACTTGTAGTGGTTCGAGACCTTCAAGAAGAACAGAAACTGCAAGACTCCTACTTTGGAAGAAAAGGGTTCCTAGTCAGCTTTGGGTGCAGTCTTGTGAGGCTTTGGGAGGGGGTTGTTTTGGGGTTCCAGAAAGACACTGCCTGCAAGAAGCCTCAGGaagcagcagccgcagcagcagcaagagaacCCTGAGGTTGTCCTGGCGACAGCTGCTGTAACAACCAAGCCAACGGCCTCCACCAGCATCAGCTCTATAACTGATGCTGGAGGACTAGTCGCTCCCTGAGCTGCCTGCCAGAGTAAGCTTTAGTATCGTGTCTCACCTGAGAGGAACAGCACTGAGACAGAGCTGAAGGACCTTGAAGATTCAAGAGATACTGAAGAATAATAGAAGTGTAATTTTTCATCTATTGTTAAGGAATGTGGGTTTTGCTTGTAAATAAAGTTGGATGCCAGTGGTCTGAGTGAGATCTTCCCTACTAATTTGGTAGCCACTTGGCCAGCGCCTACAGAATGTTTAAATGTCAAATGGTAAATGTTTATTGTTAGTGTTAGATGTTAAATGTGACTGATAGTGTTAAGTGAATGATTACCTTGTGACAGATTATACAGTCTGTGTCAGTTATTTGatgcactgttttatttttaaactgtaattcTTGCTTTACTAATTTCCTATTGTTTTTATGTAACTACCTAATCCCCTTAATAAATGATTATTTTCGTTTTTAAAGaatttctgtttgtgtgtgtcaatCCTTGAGCAGAAGGTGGTATCTGTGTCCTTTCAGGGGTCAGCAAGACTAGGTTGCTCTGGGGAGCACTCTGCGGGTCAGAGACAAGCCCCTTGGGAAAACCCTAGCAATTCCTTTAGAGCGGACCACAACCTTGTTTACCCTTTGTCAGACAAATTTGTGGGTAATTTAATTGGCATCTAAAATCTTTAAGGTAACAGTTGGGGTATTCTGAGTCCCCATAACTTCCCCTTACCAGGACCAACAGGGTGTAGTTGAATAgccaaataaggaaaaggcaTAATATGGGGTAAAGGGTTAAATCTGGATAATGGCAGTGTACTTTGGTGATAACAGACCAATGGATGCAATTATTGAAATCCATTGCTGAAATGCATACACAGATGGGAATAGCACTTAAAGCAAATGCTCAACAAATGGATAAGAAGATGGGACCAATCTTGCACCCTCAGGAACAGCAGATACGGGACAAGGTCATATACAggcaatttaaagaaaaagatcaTGTGCTTAG
Protein-coding regions in this window:
- the LOC122465326 gene encoding uncharacterized protein LOC122465326 isoform X3 produces the protein MSMYKTPTEAKKPELPLGAPVRVQKRRPFYAYFANEAGPLLNPVFHPEIEPKKQEDFMEPQPFVKEKKDKVRKNLLSALEEADSKAEVGMEEEPVYEDMATEGPLEDSDVENQPINPKSWKDGDVVTGKATEVHDETSSEDEEDKERWPLRRITMICTCCFCMKQDCKKKSVKSKEGDQQSCEDDVMADIIRAVVVKTIYHCLQKQLLENCAACVVGEPNSFSHPCIFWGRSEVFHQIRHISSKLNVTQLLNVIIAEGYELKKLNMTTETVTEVVKMIREVAETSDPVVLLVDLSNEVAAKIGRSVCSRIRKMDCKTFYMPAPHPKG
- the LOC122465326 gene encoding uncharacterized protein LOC122465326 isoform X1, with the protein product MSMYKTPTEAKKPELPLGAPVRVQKRRPFYAYFANEAGPLLNPVFHPEIEPKKQEDFMEPQPFVKEKKDKVRKNLLSALEEADSKAEVGMEEEPVYEDMATEGPLEDSDVENQPINPKSWKDGDVVTGKATEVHDEIAETMTDGAPACGDSETNDTAWGCSEWLSNVDPKEHDEEGAMGPTMRLPGMMIQNQTRTSSEDEEDKERWPLRRITMICTCCFCMKQDCKKKSVKSKEGDQQSCEDDVMADIIRAVVVKTIYHCLQKQLLENCAACVVGEPNSFSHPCIFWGRSEVFHQIRHISSKLNVTQLLNVIIAEGYELKKLNMTTETVTEVVKMIREVAETSDPVVLLVDLSNEVAAKIGRSVCSRIRKMDCKTFYMPAPHPKG
- the LOC122465326 gene encoding uncharacterized protein LOC122465326 isoform X4; this translates as MSMYKTPTEAKKPELPLGAPVRVQKRRPFYAYFANEAGPLLNPVFHPEIEPKKQEDFMEPQPFVKEKKDKVRKNLLSALEEADSKAEVGMEEEPVYEDMATEGPLEDSDVENQPINPKSWKDGDVVTGKATEVHDEIAETMTDGAPACGDSETNDTAWGCSEWLSNVDPKEHDEEGAMGPTMRLPGMMIQNQTRVD
- the LOC122465326 gene encoding uncharacterized protein LOC122465326 isoform X2 yields the protein MSMYKTPTEAKKPELPLGAPVRVQKRRPFYAYFANEAGPLLNPVFHPEIEPKKQEDFMEPQPFVKEKKDKVRKNLLSALEEADSKAEVGMEEEPVYEDMATEGPLEDSDVENQPINPKSWKDGDVVTGKATEVHDEEGAMGPTMRLPGMMIQNQTRTSSEDEEDKERWPLRRITMICTCCFCMKQDCKKKSVKSKEGDQQSCEDDVMADIIRAVVVKTIYHCLQKQLLENCAACVVGEPNSFSHPCIFWGRSEVFHQIRHISSKLNVTQLLNVIIAEGYELKKLNMTTETVTEVVKMIREVAETSDPVVLLVDLSNEVAAKIGRSVCSRIRKMDCKTFYMPAPHPKG